The following nucleotide sequence is from Psychroflexus torquis ATCC 700755.
CCTCACCACTTATAAGGATCTTTACGTGAGAGATTTTGTACTTCCCACAGGAAATTTAAGAGAGTTTCAAACGGGTGCAAAACGAGCGGACATGATCATAGTCACCAAGTGTCCAAAGGATTTAAGTAAAACAGAGCAAAAAGATATTGCTTTGCAATTGAGGCCTAAGCCTTATCAAAAGTTGTTATTCTCTTCGATTTTCTATTCTGAATTTGTAACGAATACACTTCAAAAAATAGATGTCAATAGTTTTAATAATTTCACCCTTGTTACCGGTATTGCTAATCCAAGCCCTTTAGTTCGTCATTTAAAAGCTTTGGATAAAGAGTTTAGCCATGAAAAATCCCCAGACCATCATGAATTTTCTGCTGCGGAAATACAAAGACTTCAAAAGTTACCTTTACTATTGACAACCCAAAAAGACTATATGAGGTTAAAAACGGAGTTCTCACCTGAGAAATTATTCTATCTACCAATTGAATCTCGTATCCTAGATGATCCAGATTCACTGAAATTAAATATAGAAAAGCAACTCTTTGAAAATTTGGAATAGATAGTTACAAACATTTCGAATATTTGCTTGTTTAATAGATTCTTTTATTTAAATTTGCAATCTGAATTAATTTAGTAAAGACGATACGATGAGAAAAGGAATACATCCAGAAAATTATAGATTAGTAGCGTTTAAAGATATGTCCAATGATGATGTGTTTTTAACAAAATCCACAGCTCAAACTAAAGAAACTCTTGAAGTTGATGGGGAAGAATATCCTCTTATAAAACTTGAAATTTCAAGGTCATCACACCCCTTCTATACTGGCAAAACAAAACTTGTTGATAGTGCGGGTCGTATTGATAAGTTTAAAAGCAAATACAAGAAGTTCAAAAAAGAAGATAAAAAGGCGTAGCTCTTTTTTAGTATATAATAAAAACTTTCAATGCAAATTGGAGGTTTTTTTTGTTTTTAAATTCTAATGACAATGAAGTAAAAAAAAAGCCTCAAGAATTTATTTCTTGAGGCTTTTTTTAATAAATCACACCAAATTAAATTTATAATGTCATGTGAATAAATTGATGAAAATCAGACATAAAAACGATTTATTGCAACATTATAGGTTTAACTTGATGTTAAAAGTTCCAATTCAATTATTTAGTATCAATAATTGAATTTAATGTCGAACTTGGTCTCATTTGTTTGGCGACTAAATCTTCATCTGGAAAGTAATATCCGTTGATATCGTTTTTCTGACCTTGAGCTTTTAGTAACTCATCATTGATTTTAGATTCGTTTTCCTCCAAGAAATTAGCCACCTTTTCAAATTCAGATTTCAAATCTGCATCATCACTTTGATCAGCAAGCTCTTTTGCCCAGTATAAAGCTAAATAGAAATGTGTTCCTCTATTGTCTATTTCATTGACTTTTCGAGAGGGAGATTTATCATTTTTCAAGTATTGACTATTTGCTTTATTCAATGTTTTGGCAATAACTTTTGCCTTTGCATTATTGGTTCTGTCTGCAATATCTTCAATAGAGACTGCAAGAGCTAAAAATTCTCCTAAAGAGTCCCATCTTAAATGGCCTTCTTTTAAAAATTGTTGGACATGTTTTGGGGCAGATCCACCAGCGCCAGTTTCATACAATCCTCCACCAGCAAGTAATGGAACAATAGAAAGCATCTTTGCACTTGTGCCCAATTCTAGAATAGGGAAGAGATCTGTTAGGTAATCTCTAAGAACGTTACCCGTTACAGAGATAGTGTCTTTACAATCTTTTACTCTCTCTAGCGTGTATTGCATCGCTTCTTCTGGACTCATGATTTGCACATCCAAACCAGTTAAATCAAGGTCTTTTAAATACGTATTAACCTTAGTGATAAGATTTGCATCATGAGCTCTATTTTCATCCAACCAAAAAACAGCAGGATTCCCTGTTTTTTTAGCTCTTTTAACTGCTAAGCCTACCCAATCTTTAATAGGTAGATCTTTGGTTTGACACATTCTCCAAATGTCACCTTCTTTAACATCATGAGTCGTTAAAGCTTTATGGTTACGGTCTAAAACCTCTACACGTCCCTCTTTAGGTATGATAAACGTTTTGTCATGAGATCCATATTCTTCCGCCTTTTTGGCCATTAATCCAACATTGGAAACATTACCCATGGTAGTCACATCAAAAGCTCCATGTTTTTGACAGAAATCAATCACTTGTTGATATATTCCAGCATAGCTTCTGTCTGGTATAACAGCTTTCATGTCTTGAGTTTGATCATGCTTATTCCACATCTTACCCCCAGCTTTTATAGCGGCGGGCATAGAAGCATCAATAATAACATTACTTGGGACATGCAAGTTGGTGATACCTTTTGAAGAGTCTACCATCGCTAAATCCGCTTTACTAGCATATACGTCTTCAAGCTCTTTGATAATGGTTTTAGCTTTTTCTTCTGGAAGTTTAGAGATTTTAGTATAAACATCTCCCAACCCATTGGTGGGGTCTACACCAATTTGATCAAATTCTGATTTGTATTTATCGAAAATTTCTTTAAAATAAACGGTTACAGCATGACCAAAAATTACAGGATCTGAAACTTTCATCATGGTTGCTTTCAAGTGTACAGAAAACAAAACATCCTTTTCTTTGGCGTCCTTAATTTCTTCATCCAGAAATTCACGAAGGGCCTTTTTACTCATGACAGAAGAATCTATAACTTCTTTATCCTCAAGTTTTGTGCTGTCCTTCAAGACAGTTTGGTTGCCATTAGCATCTGTATGAACAATTTTCACATCATCTTCTGAGGTAAGAACAACAGACTTTTCACTTCCATAAAAATCTCCATCTTTCATTGTTGAAACATGGGTTTTAGACTCTTTGCTCCATTCATTCAATTTATGAGGATGATCTTGAGCATACTCCTTTACTGGACCAGCCACTCTTCTGTCTGAATTACCTTCCCTTAAGATAGGATTGACAGCACTTCCCAAGACTTTTGCAAATCTATTTTTTACATCTTTTTCCTTGTCGTTTTGTGGATCTTCAGGATAGCTAGGAATTTTATAGCCTTTGTCTTGTAGTTCTTTAATAGCTTCGGTTAGTTGTGGAACAGAAGCGCTTATGTTTGGAAGCTTAATGATGTTTGCTTCTGGAGTTTTGGCCAACTTTCCAAGATAAGTTAAGCTATCATCAACTTTTTGCTCTTCAGTTAAGTAATCACTGAAACTAGTCAAAATTCTTGCTGCCAGAGAGATGTCCTTGGACAGTATATTTATACCGGCGCTTTCTGTAAATCGCCTTATAATTGGTAAAAAAGAGTAGGTGGCTAGAGCTGGTGCTTCATCTGTTTTTGTATAGATGATTTTTGTACTATATTCTTCCATGAATTATAATTTATATTTAGAAATTGTTTAACCCTCAAATATAAAGATTTGAAATCTAAAAACCTTGCTGAGAGGGTTATAAGGCTGTTAAAAACTAAAAAAACCTTCTATTGAATTCAATAGAAGGTTTTTTTAAAGATCGAAAAAATAAACTAGTTGGTTCTTTTTTCTTTAATTCTTGCTTTTTTACCAGTAAGGTTTCTGAAATAATAAATTCTAGCGCGTCTGACACTACCTCTTTTATTAATTTCAATTTTTTGAATAGCAGGCATGTTAATTGGAAAAATCTTCTCAACTCCTACAGTTCCACTCATCTTACGAATAGTGAAGGTTTTTGATACTCCAGGTCCTTTAATCTGAATAACGACTCCTTTATAAAACTGAGTACGTGTTTTTTGACCTTCCTTAATTTCGTAGTATACTGTAATAGTATCACCAGCAGAAAATTCTGGAAAATCTTTCTTTTCGACAAATTCGTCTTGTACAAATTTTACTAAATCCATTGTATTGGGTTTTAATATAACCTAAACCAACATTCACGCATTTCGTCAGAGGTTGAATTAGCGATTGCAAAAATACATAAAAAATCGTTTTATGCAAATCTAAATTTAATCTTCCTTCAATAAGTCTGGTCTGAGCTCTTTGGTTCTTTCTAGGGCTTTTTCATCTCTCCA
It contains:
- the lpxK gene encoding tetraacyldisaccharide 4'-kinase is translated as MKYFRYFLFPLSVLYGCILSVRNFLFNYSFLKSKSYSVPVICVGNLNTGGTGKTPMIELLVRILGEDYSLATLSRGYKRTTKGFIEVNANHSSLDVGDEPLQFKKNFPDLKVAVDGDRQRGISNLLSVYPSLDMILLDDAFQHRKVKPDFSILLTTYKDLYVRDFVLPTGNLREFQTGAKRADMIIVTKCPKDLSKTEQKDIALQLRPKPYQKLLFSSIFYSEFVTNTLQKIDVNSFNNFTLVTGIANPSPLVRHLKALDKEFSHEKSPDHHEFSAAEIQRLQKLPLLLTTQKDYMRLKTEFSPEKLFYLPIESRILDDPDSLKLNIEKQLFENLE
- a CDS encoding type B 50S ribosomal protein L31, with protein sequence MRKGIHPENYRLVAFKDMSNDDVFLTKSTAQTKETLEVDGEEYPLIKLEISRSSHPFYTGKTKLVDSAGRIDKFKSKYKKFKKEDKKA
- a CDS encoding NADP-dependent isocitrate dehydrogenase, with the translated sequence MEEYSTKIIYTKTDEAPALATYSFLPIIRRFTESAGINILSKDISLAARILTSFSDYLTEEQKVDDSLTYLGKLAKTPEANIIKLPNISASVPQLTEAIKELQDKGYKIPSYPEDPQNDKEKDVKNRFAKVLGSAVNPILREGNSDRRVAGPVKEYAQDHPHKLNEWSKESKTHVSTMKDGDFYGSEKSVVLTSEDDVKIVHTDANGNQTVLKDSTKLEDKEVIDSSVMSKKALREFLDEEIKDAKEKDVLFSVHLKATMMKVSDPVIFGHAVTVYFKEIFDKYKSEFDQIGVDPTNGLGDVYTKISKLPEEKAKTIIKELEDVYASKADLAMVDSSKGITNLHVPSNVIIDASMPAAIKAGGKMWNKHDQTQDMKAVIPDRSYAGIYQQVIDFCQKHGAFDVTTMGNVSNVGLMAKKAEEYGSHDKTFIIPKEGRVEVLDRNHKALTTHDVKEGDIWRMCQTKDLPIKDWVGLAVKRAKKTGNPAVFWLDENRAHDANLITKVNTYLKDLDLTGLDVQIMSPEEAMQYTLERVKDCKDTISVTGNVLRDYLTDLFPILELGTSAKMLSIVPLLAGGGLYETGAGGSAPKHVQQFLKEGHLRWDSLGEFLALAVSIEDIADRTNNAKAKVIAKTLNKANSQYLKNDKSPSRKVNEIDNRGTHFYLALYWAKELADQSDDADLKSEFEKVANFLEENESKINDELLKAQGQKNDINGYYFPDEDLVAKQMRPSSTLNSIIDTK
- the rplS gene encoding 50S ribosomal protein L19, whose translation is MDLVKFVQDEFVEKKDFPEFSAGDTITVYYEIKEGQKTRTQFYKGVVIQIKGPGVSKTFTIRKMSGTVGVEKIFPINMPAIQKIEINKRGSVRRARIYYFRNLTGKKARIKEKRTN